A window from Corynebacterium urealyticum DSM 7109 encodes these proteins:
- a CDS encoding VanW family protein produces MAAAAKKKTVKPRHKRRRWPLFVWGLLVLLGLGGVLYGVDYAMSEGKVPRGVTVGGVDIGGLPKDQAEQRLVNNLGDVVRQPVTVNAGNMSSIVDPRDSGLQVDWSKTVDQAGQQPLNPITRIRSFFQTREVGIVSQFHEGPLATTLRRVTDELTREPENAHVSITEKGKPKVVVDKPGQTVNRDLVDARIREHWLNKDRTVHVDADVVESNIPKSAAEEMVEKVIKPATSSDVVFKGRDNVNGTLRAEDMAHVISFNEKPGKEPGTGTFEPVYSTEAAKKILQPQLAETEVEFRNAGFNFKGRDIEVIPHQDGVEIEWDKTLGDLGKKVLDKKHREHKVFYEDKKAEYTTEEAEKAHFDDVVGSFTTHGFSASSGVNIRRVAEMVDGAIVLPGETFSLNGHTGPRGKEQGFVESGIIVDGQAGEAVGGGISQFATTLYNASYFAGMEDVAHTPHSYYISRYPAGREATVFEGAIDLQFKNPFDTPVLIEASAGSDSVTVRMRGVKQVEVESIAGFRTNPTKPEVRKGKGDKCIPSGGAPGFTVTDTRVIKDLRGKEIKRETQTTVYDPQPIVRCS; encoded by the coding sequence ATGGCGGCAGCTGCGAAAAAGAAGACTGTAAAGCCGCGCCACAAGCGCCGCCGCTGGCCCCTGTTTGTCTGGGGACTCCTTGTTCTCCTCGGCCTCGGCGGGGTCCTCTACGGAGTGGACTACGCTATGAGCGAGGGCAAGGTGCCCCGCGGCGTGACCGTGGGTGGGGTGGACATCGGCGGGCTGCCGAAGGACCAGGCGGAACAGCGCCTCGTCAACAACCTCGGCGACGTCGTGCGCCAGCCGGTCACCGTCAACGCGGGTAACATGTCCAGCATCGTCGACCCGCGCGACTCCGGCCTGCAGGTCGACTGGTCCAAGACCGTCGACCAGGCTGGGCAGCAGCCGCTGAACCCGATCACTCGCATCCGCAGCTTCTTCCAGACCCGCGAGGTCGGCATCGTCTCCCAGTTCCACGAGGGACCACTCGCGACGACCCTGCGCCGCGTCACCGATGAGCTCACTCGCGAGCCAGAGAACGCGCACGTCTCCATCACGGAGAAGGGCAAGCCGAAGGTCGTCGTCGATAAGCCGGGGCAGACCGTCAACCGAGACCTGGTCGACGCGCGGATCCGGGAACACTGGCTGAACAAGGACCGCACCGTGCACGTCGACGCGGACGTCGTGGAGTCCAACATCCCGAAGTCCGCGGCGGAAGAGATGGTGGAGAAGGTCATCAAGCCGGCTACCAGCAGCGACGTCGTCTTCAAGGGAAGGGATAACGTGAACGGCACGCTGCGGGCGGAGGACATGGCGCACGTCATCAGCTTCAACGAGAAGCCGGGCAAGGAGCCGGGCACTGGCACCTTCGAGCCGGTGTATTCCACCGAGGCGGCGAAGAAGATTCTGCAGCCGCAGCTTGCAGAGACCGAAGTGGAGTTCCGCAATGCGGGCTTCAACTTCAAGGGCCGCGACATTGAGGTTATCCCGCACCAGGACGGCGTGGAGATCGAGTGGGATAAAACCCTGGGAGACCTGGGCAAGAAGGTGCTGGACAAGAAGCACCGCGAGCACAAGGTCTTCTACGAGGACAAGAAGGCTGAGTACACGACCGAGGAGGCAGAGAAGGCCCACTTCGACGACGTGGTCGGCAGCTTCACGACCCACGGATTCAGCGCATCCTCCGGCGTGAATATCCGCCGCGTCGCGGAGATGGTCGACGGGGCTATCGTCCTGCCAGGCGAGACCTTCAGCCTGAACGGCCACACCGGGCCGCGCGGCAAGGAGCAGGGCTTCGTGGAATCCGGCATCATCGTTGACGGTCAGGCCGGCGAGGCCGTGGGCGGCGGCATTTCCCAGTTCGCCACCACGCTGTATAACGCCTCTTATTTTGCGGGCATGGAAGACGTGGCCCACACGCCGCACTCCTACTACATCTCCCGCTACCCGGCGGGCCGCGAGGCCACGGTCTTTGAGGGCGCGATCGACCTGCAGTTCAAGAACCCGTTCGACACCCCGGTGCTGATCGAGGCATCAGCGGGATCGGATAGCGTGACCGTGCGGATGCGCGGCGTGAAGCAGGTTGAGGTGGAGTCCATCGCGGGATTCCGCACCAACCCCACGAAGCCGGAGGTCCGCAAGGGCAAGGGCGATAAGTGCATCCCGTCGGGTGGTGCGCCAGGCTTCACGGTCACGGACACCCGCGTGATCAAGGACCTGCGCGGCAAGGAGATCAAGCGCGAGACGCAGACCACGGTCTACGATCCGCAGCCGATCGTTCGCTGCAGCTAG
- a CDS encoding carboxymuconolactone decarboxylase family protein encodes MSSAERPFLDKTHPEIYKALTGVTRHVRRAERAAGLSRALAELVNVRVSQINGCPACLSVHVPAARRAGVSELKLDLLPSWQDAAAYTEEERIALELAEALTIGRGTTGAISGPELVDVQQRAQHALDEEKLAVLEWSIVTINAFNRVSIASGHPPHEANYS; translated from the coding sequence ATGAGCTCCGCCGAACGCCCATTCCTCGATAAGACTCACCCCGAGATCTATAAGGCACTCACCGGTGTGACCCGCCACGTCCGCCGGGCAGAACGCGCCGCTGGCCTCAGCCGCGCACTCGCCGAGCTGGTCAACGTCCGCGTCTCCCAGATCAACGGCTGCCCAGCCTGCCTGAGCGTGCACGTCCCCGCCGCCCGGCGCGCGGGCGTCTCCGAGCTCAAGCTCGACCTGCTGCCCAGCTGGCAGGACGCCGCGGCCTACACGGAGGAAGAGCGCATCGCCCTCGAACTCGCCGAAGCCTTAACCATCGGCCGCGGGACCACCGGAGCGATCAGTGGCCCAGAGCTGGTGGACGTCCAACAGCGAGCGCAACACGCCCTTGATGAGGAGAAGCTCGCAGTCCTCGAGTGGTCGATCGTCACGATCAACGCCTTCAACCGCGTGTCCATCGCCAGCGGCCACCCGCCCCACGAGGCCAACTACTCCTAA